The Raphanus sativus cultivar WK10039 unplaced genomic scaffold, ASM80110v3 Scaffold2036, whole genome shotgun sequence genome has a segment encoding these proteins:
- the LOC130505141 gene encoding uncharacterized protein LOC130505141, whose amino-acid sequence MEPPPERSKRLHNFTLPYLRWGQQRFLRCVNLPSHSHHPSYPSPDHATIRSVSTAGAVATARPWNLRTRGAEPGEESPGMKRGIDEEERDKDEKLKFSVSLLKAEIEEDFSIIIGKRPPRRPKKRPRIVQKKLNTIFPGLWLSEEVTIDSYNVPEAVET is encoded by the exons ATGGAGCCTCCTCCAGAAAGATCGAAGCGCCTCCACAACTTCACCTTACCTTATCTTCGTTGGGGTCAGCAGAGGTTCCTCAGATGCGTCAATCTACCTTCGCATTCCCATCACCCTTCTTATCCATCTCCAGATCACGCAACCATCAGATCCGTCTCCACCGCTGGAGCTGTGGCGACGGCTCGGCCGTGGAATCTGAGGACTAGAGGAGCTGAACCCGGTGAGGAATCGCCGGGTATGAAGAGAGGTatcgatgaagaagaaagggacaAGGATGAGAAACTGAAATTCTCCGTTTCTTTATTGAAGGCAGAGATTGAAGAGGATTTCTCAATTATAATTGGGAAAAGACCTCCGAGGAGACCTAAGAAGAGACCAAGGATTGTTCAGAAGAAACTCAAT ACGATTTTTCCAGGATTGTGGTTATCAGAAGAAGTAACAATAGATTCATATAATGTCCCTGAAGCTGTGGAAACGTGA